Genomic DNA from Burkholderia plantarii:
CTGCAGCGCGTGGTTCTCGCGCAGCGTGGCCTCGCCGGCCGGCGTGGCGAGGAACAGGTAGCCGCCCTCGTGCAGGTCGATCGACGGCCGCTCGCCGTCGATCGCGAGCCGTTCGCCGAGTTCGCGCAGGAATTCAATGCCGAACAGCGACATGCGGATCGACAGCGGCGTGGAGAACTGCTGCCGGATCGACGCGGCCGACAGCGCCGACGACGAGCGCGCGTAGGTCGGATCGCGCTCGATCACGGTAACCGCCGCGCTCGGGTCCGACACCCGCAGGAAATACGCGATCGCGCTGCCGATCACGCCGCCGCCGACGATAACGATGCGGGAACTCATGGAAGGCTCCATTGCCGGTATCAGGAATGCGCGGGCACCGGGGCGCCCGCGCGCGAATCGCGGATGGCGCGCGGTCAGTCGATGTTGAAGTCGATGCCCTGCGCGAGCGGCAGCGCCGACGAGTAGTTGATGGTGTTGGTGGCGCGGCGCATGTAGCTCTTCCAGGCATCCGAGCCCGACTCGCGCCCGCCGCCCGTCTCCTTCTCGCCGCCGAACGCGCCGCCGATCTCGGCGCCGCTCGGCCCGATGTTGACGTTGGCGATCCCGCAGTCGCTGCCGGCCGCCGACAGGAAGCGCTCGCTCTCGCGCAGGTCGGTGGTGAACACGCACGACGACAGGCCATGCGAGGCCGCGTTGTTGGCGGCGATCGCCTCGTCGAAGCGCTCGTACTTCAGCACGTAGAGGATCGGCGCGAACGTCTCGGTCAGCACCACGTCGGTCTGCGCCGGCATCTCGACGATCGCCGGCCGCACGTAGAAGCCGCCGTCGTGGCCCGGCACCGCGTGGCGCTCGCCGCCGAACACCGTGCCGCCCTCGCGGCGCGCCTGCGCGAGCGCCGCCTGCATGCGCGCGAACGAGGCGCCGTCGATGAGCGGCCCCATCAGCGTGCCGGCCTCGAGCGGATTGCCGATCGTGACCTTCGCGTAGAGCGCCTTGAGCCGCTCGACGGTGGCCGCGTAGACGTCGGCCTGCACGAACAGGCGCCGCAGCGAGGTGCAGCGCTGGCCGGCGGTGCCGACCGCCGAGAACAGGATGCCGCGCAGCGCGAGCTCCATGTTCGCCGTCGACGAGACGATGCCCGCGTTGTTGCCGCCCAGTTCGAGCAGCGAGCGGCCGAAGCGGCGCGCCACTTCCACGCCCACCGCGCGGCCCATCGCGGTGCTGCCGGTGGCGCTCACCAGGTTCGAGCGCGGATCGGCCACCAGTTGCTCGCCCACCTCGCGCCCGCCGTTGAGCACGGCCGAGAGGCCGGCCGGCGCATCGCCGAATTCGCGCAGCGCGTCGTCGAGGATCTGCTGGGTGGCCAGCGCGGTGAGCGGCGTCTTCTCCGACGGCTTCCAGATCACGGCGTTGCCGCACACCAGCGCGAGCGCCGCGTTCCACGACCAGACGGCGGCCGGGAAGTTGAACGCCGAGATCACCGTGCAGACGCCGAGCGGATGCCAGGTCTCGGCCATCCGGTGGCCGGGGCGCTCGGACGCGATGGTCAGGCCGTACAGCTGGCGCGACAGGCCCACCGCGAAATCGCAGATGTCGATCATCTCCTGCACTTCGCCAAGCCCTTCCTGCAGGATCTTGCCGCATTCGAGCGTGATCAGCGCGCCGAGCGCCTGCTTCTTCTCGCGCAGCTTGTTGCCGAGGATGCGCACCAGCTCGCCGCGACGCGGCGCCGGCACCTCGCGCCAGGCGAGGAAGGCGCGCTGCGCGGCGTCGAGCGCCGCGTCGACCTCGGCCGCCGAGCGGCTCGCCACGCGGCCGATCGGCTGGCCGTCGATCGGCGAATGGACGGCGAGGTCGCCCGAGTCGGCCAGACGCTCGATACCGAGTTCGGAAAGGATGCGGGTTGCGTTCACGTTGCCACCTGTGGAGAGTCGGAAAAAGGAAAAATGCGGGAGCGGCCGGGCCGCTGCCGTTGCTGTCGTCATCGTCGAGGGCGGCCGGCGCGCGGCGCCGGCCGGAGTGGTCCGCGACGCGCCGCGGCGGCCGCGCACGGCGCGCTTCGGGCCAAGGCGCGCCGTGCGTCGTACCGGGTCGTGCGCGTCCGGCGTCATTCGGCGCCCTGACGCGTCGTGACCGGCACCCAGGCGAGCGACTTCACCTGGTAGAGCGTCGAGCTGGGCTGCTTCAGGTCGCCGTCGGGCATGAAGGCGATGGTGCCGGTAATGCCGTCGTAGCGCGTCGCCTTCAGCGTCGCGTTGTAGCCGGCGGGCGCCGCCGTGCCGGCCTGCTGCATCGCGTGGATCACGATCCAGGTGGCGTCGTAGGCGAACGGCGCGTAGGCCAGCATGTCCACGCCGTACTTGGCGCGGAACTGCGCCTCGAACTGCCGGCCCTTCGCGAGCCGCGCGAGCGGCTGGCCGTACTCCCACACCGAGGCGCCCTCGGCCGCCGGACCGGCCAGCCGGATGAAGTTCGCGTTCATCACGCCGCCGCCGGCCAGGAACTGCGCGCGCATGCCGAGCTGGCGCATCCGCTTGACCAGCATCGCGGCCTGCGCGTCGAGCCCGCCGAAGAACAGCAGGTCCGCGTTGGCGCTCTTGATGCGCGTGAGCTGCGCGCTGAAATCGACCGCCTTGTCCGACACGAACTCGTGCGCCACCACCGTGCCGCCGTTGGCCCGCACCGCCTTCTCGAACTGGTCGGCCTCGCCCTGGCCGAACGCGGTGCGGTCGTCGATGATCGCGATGCGCTTCGCGCGCGTGACGGTGGCCGCGTAGACGCCCGCGTTGCCGGCGTTCTGCACGTCGTTGGCGATCACGCGGTAGACGGTGGCGAGCCCCGCGCGCGTGATGTCGGGATTGGTCGCGGCCGGCGTGAGCATCGGGATGCCCGCCTTCGCGTAGATCTTCGAGGCCGGCAGCGTGGTGCCCGAGTTGAAGTGGCCGATCACTGCCGCGACGCGATCGTCGGCCAGTTGCTGCGCGACCTGCACGCCCACGCGCGGGTCGCCCTGGTCGTCCTGCGAGTCGACCTCGAAGCGCACCGGCTTGCCGCCGATCACCGGGTGCGCGGCGTTCGCCTCGTCCACCGCCATGCGCACGCCGTCCTCGATGTCCTTGCCGTAGGCGGCGGCGCTGCCGGTGAGCGGGCTCGCCACGCCGATCTTCACGATTTCCTGCGCGAGCACGCCGCCGGCGGCGCAGGCCAGCACGGCGGTCAGGACGATGCGACGGGCGAATCTCGAACGGATCTTCATCGGACGCTTCCTTCTCGGTGGGGAATTCGCGGCGCGAATTCAGTGACGGCGGTGACGGGCCGGCGGCGCGCGGCGCCGCGAGTCGGGCGATGCGGATTGCGGGTTCGGGGCTCCCGGGTTCGGTCTCGTTGTCTCGACAGGATGCGCCGCAGCCGGCGGCAGGCGGCTCGCTCGGGCGCGGCGATTGATTCTCGGCAACCAATACGCGCGGATCAAACGAGATCTGCGCACCACCTCTTGCGGTTTGCTCATCAAGCCCGGCACGAAGGGGCTGGCGCCGCCGGGTCGCTTCGCGTCAGCCGCCCGCGTTCGCGGTCATGCGGAAGATGCCCTGCGCGTTGCCGGCGTCGAAGCGCAGGTCGAGCGTCCAGCGCTGCGTGGCGCGGTCGAACTCGCGCTTGCGCGTGATGAATTCGTAAAACGAGCCCGGCACGCTGCGCGAGAGCATGCGGCCGTCGGCGGTCCGGAACTCGCGCTCGACGATGTCGGCGCGGTAGGCGGTCTGGAACACGCGTCCCGAGCGCGAACGCTCGACCTCGGGCTTCATCGGCCGGCCCTTGGCCTTCTCGGCCTCGGCCAGCGCGAACACGTCGGCCACGCGGTCGGTGGCGTGGTTGAACGCGTTGCCCTCGGTCGCGATCCAGGCCATCTCGGCCGATTCGGCGAGCAGTACCTCGTAGTCGGCCACGGCCGGCACCGCGTGCTGGCGCGAAAACGCACCGACCAGCACCGGCAGCAGCCGCTGCGCGGCCGCGAGCGGCAGCGTGCCGTCGCGTTCGAGTTCCCAGAGCAGGCCGGCGGCCTCGGGCGTGAGCGGGTCGCGAGAACTGCTCACCACGTTCGAGACGGCCTGCTGGAACCCGGCCGAGAAGCGCTCGGGATGCAGTTCGCTGACGAAGAACTGGGCGATGTCGTCGGGCGCGTCCTCGTGCGCGTAGGCGCGGCCCGTCATGCCGAGCCGGTCGAGCGGATAGCGCCCGTTCGGGCGAAACCCGAGCGGGCGCAGGATGCGCGTGAACGCGGCCTCGCCGGGCGGCAGCGCGCCGTTGTCGTGCCAGCGCACGGTGCGCAGCGCGCCGTGATCGAAGCAGACCGAGCCGCCCGCCTCGACCGTCTCGCGCGTGTAGGCGCGGCCGTTCGGCGAGCGTTCGAGCAGGCCCTCGAACAGCGCCATGTTCAGCGCCTGCGCGAGCTCGGCGCGCGTGACGCAGCCGGGCTCCCAATCGGCCAGGCACGGCGGCAGGTTCAGCGTCGCGAACAGCGCGTCGGCGGTGGCCGGGCCGAGCAGCGCGGCCAGCAGGGTGTCGAGGTTGGGATTGCGCATCGGGTCTCTGGTCGGAATGGGGCGAGGCTCGCCGGCGGGGCAGGCGGCGGGATGGCGCGCGGCCGGATTCGCTGACGCCGCCGGCCTTGAGCTCGCCGCATTATTGAAACGATCCAGGCTGGCGTAAAGCGAGATAAAATCGGGACTTGATGCGTTTTCGGAATCATCATGCGCAAATTCAAGATCCCGAACATGGGCGCCCTGCTGGCGTTCGAGGCGGCGGCCCGCCATGAGAGCTTCACCTACGCGGCGCGCGAGCTGTTCCTGACGGAAAGCGCGATCTCGCGGCAGATCGCGACGCTGGAGGCCAGCCTCGGCGTGCGCCTGTTCGTGCGCGCCAAGCAGCGCGTGGTGCTCACGCGCGCCGGGCGCCTCTACAGCACGCAGGTGCGCCGCGCGCTCGAGCATCTCGACCGCGACACGCTCTCGATCATCGCGCACGGCAGCGGCGGCAGCTACCTGGAGCTGGCGGTGCTGCCCACCTTCGCATCGCAATGGCTGATTCCGCGCCTGAAGGATTTCTACGATCGCACGCCCGACGTGCGCGTGAACATGGGCGCGCGCACCGGGATCTTTTCGTTCGCGGAATCGCACTTCGAGGCGGCGATCCATTACGGCAAGCCGACCTGGCCCGGCGCGTCGGCCGACTACCTGTTCGGCGAGGAGGTCGTGCCGGTCTGCGCGCCGGCGCTGCTGAACAAGCCCGTGCGCAAGCCGCACGAGCTGCTCGCCTGGCCACTGCTGCACTCGACCACGCGGCCCGACGGCTGGGCGCGCTGGTTCGCCTCGCTCGGCGTGGACGAGCACGGCACCATGCAGGGCGACCGCTACGAGCTGCACACCATGCTGATCAGCGCCGCGGCGGCCGGGCTCGGTATCGCGCTGGTGCCGAAGTTCTTCGTGGACGGGCGCGAGAAGCAGCTCGGGATCGTGGTGCCCTATGTGGTGCCGCCCGCGCAGGCCGCGCGGGCGGCGGCCGACGACGACGCCGCCTATTACCTCGTCTATCCGACCGAGCTCAGCCACAGCAAGCCGCTCGAGGCGTTTCGCGCGTGGCTGCTGGCGCAGGCGCGCGCGTATGGGGAGGCGCCGGGAAGAACGGCACGGGTTTAGCGTCGTGCTTGCGTGCCGGCCATCCCGCCCGCTCACGCCTCACCGCCACGTTCTCGCGCCCATCACGATCCGCCATGCACCTGATCGCCTCCACGACGCCCGCCGACGCCGACACGCTGGTGGCGATCCGCATCGCCGCGATGCGCGCCAGCCTCGAAGCGATCGGCCGCTTCGATCCGCAACGCGCGCGCGAGCGCTTCCTCGCGTCGTTCGATCCGGCCACCTGCCGGTTCATCGTGGCGGACGGCGCGCGGGCCGGCTTGCTTGCGGTGCATCACGCGGCCGACCACTGGCGGCTCGACCACCTCTACCTGCTGCCCGGGCAGCAGCGCCGCGGGATCGGCGCGGCCGTGCTCGACACCGTGTTGCGCGAGGCCGATGCGCGGCGCATGCCGGTGCGCGTCGGCGCGCTGCGCGGCAGCGATTCGAACCGCTTCTACCTCCGCCACGGCTTCGTCGTGACGGGCGAGACCGAATGGGATATCGATTACCTGCGCGAGCCGCGGCTTCCGGGCCAACCGGACTAGACGCGCCGGCAAGCACGCGCATGTCCGGGGCGACGGCGCTTCGTTCGCGTCCGCCGCGGCAGGCTCCCTCGCGCCGCCGCGTGACGACCCTCGACTCACGCGCCACGTCTCGCGGCTCGCCCCTTCATTCAACTCACGTCATCATCGGCCCCGAACGCGATCTCGCGCTGCGCCTCCAGCTCGGCGAGCCGCGCGCCCAGCGCCGCGTGAATCAGCTGATACGCCCCGCCGCCAAGCACCAGCCGCCGCGGTGCCGGGCTGACATCGACGCTCGCAATCATCGCGTCCACGGCCTTCTCCGGCGATAGCGGCAGCCGGTAAGTCGACGGCGAGGCCAGCGCGCGGCGCCGCTCGCCGACGATCGTGTCCGCGTAGACGTCGAGCGGCTGCGCGTGATCGAGGCCATGGATGAAACGGGTGTGCGCGCCGGCCGGCTCGACCAGCGTGACCTCGATGCCGAACGACGCCACGTCCTGCGCCACGGCCTCGAAAAAGCCCTCGATCGCCCACTTCGACGCGTGATAGGCGCACAGCCCCGGCAGCGCGATCTGGCCGCCCATCGACGACACCTGCAGGATCCGCCCGCCGCCCTGCGCGCGCAGCCGCGGCAGCGCCGCGCGCGCGACATGGATCGAGCCGAGTACGTTCGTGTCGAGCTGGCGGCGCAGCTGCGCGTCGCTGAGTTCGTCGGCGGCGCCGAACGCCGCGTAGCCGGCGTTGTTGACCAGCACGTCGATGCGGCCGAACGCGTCGAACGCGGCCTCGACCACCGGCGCGACGCGTTCCGTGTCGGTCACGTCGAGCGTCTCGACCCACAGGCGCTGGCCGTAACGTTCGCGCAGCGCGTCGAGCAGCGCGGGCCGCCGCAGCGTGGCGGCCACGCGGTCGCCGCGCGCGAGCAGTTTCTCGGTCAGGATGCGGCCGAAGCCGGTCGAGGTGCCGGTGATGAACCAGGTTTTCATGAGCGGGAATTCCTTGTAGAAGCAGCGGGCGCCGGCATGCCGCCAGCGCCCCGGCCGGGAACGAAGCTTGCCGGCGGGCGCCGTTCCCGGGCGCTGGCGACGAGCGGCGCGTCCGGTATCGCGCCGCCTTCGCGCCGGCCGCCCATCATCGGCGATCTGGCCCCGTTCGATTGGTGAATTTTCCTGCACGAGGCTTTGAGGCGAACGGGGCTGGCGAGGCGCGCCGCGACCGGCTTTAATGGGGATCGCGCGCAGCACCCGACGTGCGCCCCCACCGCACAGGAAAGCCGATGACCCACGATTCCCCGACTCCGTTCGCCCCCGAGTCCGGCGACGGCACCGCCCCGGCCACGGCCCGGACGGCCAGCCCCGCTACCGCCGTCGTCCCCGCCGTCGTCCCCGCCGCCGGGCCGCCCTCCGGTTCCGCGCCGGCGTCGGCGGCCGAGCCGCGCCCCGCGATTTCGCGGCGCCGCTTCCTGCAGGCCGGTGCCTCGGGCGCGGCCGCCGTCGGCACGGGCGGCTGGCTCGACGGCGCGACGGCGGCGGAACCGCCCGCCGCCGCGAGCGACGCGCCCGCCGCCGCGCTCCAGCCGGCCGCGAACGACGGCGGCCGCCCGAACCTGCGCTTCACCGTCAACGGCGTCACGCACGAGCTGACAGTGGCGCCGAACGCGATCCTGCTCGACGTGCTGCGCGACACGCTGCAGCTGACCGGCACGAAAAAAGGTTGTGACCACGGCCAGTGCGGCGCCTGCACGGTCCACGTCAACGGCGTGGCGATCAACTCGTGCCTGTCGCTCGCGCTGATGCACGAGGGCGACGAGATCACCACGGTCGAGGGGCTCGCGCGGAACGGCCGCCTGCACCCGATCCAGCAGGCGTTCTGGGACCACGACGCCTACCAGTGCGGCTACTGCACCGCCGGCCAGATGATGAGCGCGGTGGCGGTGCTGCGCGACGCGCGGATCCCCGCCGACGACCATTCGGTGCGCGAGGCGATGAGCGGCAACATCTGCCGCTGCGGCGCCTATCGCAACATCGTCGCCGCGATCCAGGACGCGCGCGCCAAGGGCGGGAGGAATCCCTGATGCGCAGCTTCGACTACCAGCGCGCCGATTCGGTGGCGCAGGCGCTGGCCGCGCGCGCGGCCGACCAGGCGGTGTTCCTCGCGGGCGGCACCACGCTGCTCGACCTGATGAAGCTCGACGTGATGCGCCCGGCGCGCGTGGTCGACATCCACAAGCTCGCGCTGGACCGGATCGAGCCGCTGCCCGACGGGCGCGTGCGGATCGGCGCGATGGTGTCGAACACCGCGCTCGCGCACGACGACGCGATCCGCCATGCCTATCCGCTGCTCTCGCAGGCGCTGCTGTCGGGCGCCAGCACGCAGCTGCGCAACAAGGCCACCACCGCCGGCAACCTGATGCAGCGCGTGCGCTGCGGCTACTTCCGCGACGGCGTCTCGCCCTGCAACAAGCGCGAGCCGGGTTCGGGGTGCGCCGCGATCGACGGCCAGAACCGCAACGTCCACGCGGTGCTCGGCGGCAGCGAACACTGCATCGCCGCGCATCCGTCCGACATGTGCGTGGCGATGGCCGCGATCGGCGCGCGGGTGCAGGTGCAGGGGCCGGCCGGCACGCGCGAGATCGACTTCGCCGATTTCCACCTGCTGCCCGGCGCCACGCCGTGGCGCGAGCACGCGCTGGCCGACGGCGAACTGATCACGCACGTCACGCTCGACGCGCCGCTCGCCGGCAGCCGCTCGGCCTACCTGAAGCTGCGCGACCGCGCCTCGTACCAGTTCGCGCTGGCCTCGTGCGCGGCCATCGTGGTGATGCGCGGCGGCACCATCGAGACCGCGCGGCTCGCGCTGGGCGGCGTGGCCACCCGGCCGTGGCGCGCGCTCGCGGCCGAACAGGCGCTGGCCGGCCAGCCGGCCACGGTCGACACGTTCGCGAAGGCCGCCGCGCTGGCGCTCGCCGACGCGCGCTCGTATGGCCAGAACGGCTTCAAGATCGCGCTCGGCCAGCAGGCGATCGTGCGCAACCTGCAGACGGTCACCGCATGACGTCCGCCCCTTTCCAGCCCACTCCGGAGCCTCGCATGAGCGAATCGACGATCGGCCGGCCAATGAAGCGCGTGGACGGCCAACTGAAGGTGACGGGCGCCGCGCGCTACACGGCCGACCAGCACCCGCCCGGCATGGTGTACGCCTACGGCGTGTTCAGCACCATCGCGAGCGGACGCGTCACGCGCATCGACACCAGCGACGCGCGCCGCGTGCCGGGCGTGATCGAGGTCCTCCATCACGAGCACGTGCCGCGCATGTACCGGCCGAAGAAGAGCCCGATCTCGATCCCGACCATCCTGCGCGCGACCATCACCGACGAATCGCGCCTGCCGCTCGAGGACGCCAACGTCAACTACGCGGGCCAGTTCGTGGCGCTGGTGATCGCCGACACCTTCGAGCATGCACGCGAGGCCGCCTGCCGGTTGCGCGTGGACTACGCGCGCAACCGCGCCGCCGCCACGCTCGAGCAGGGGCTCGCGGCGGGCGGCTCGCGCGACGGCGGGCGCGGCCATGCGCGCGGCGAGGCCGAGCCGGCGTTCGACGCGGCGCCGCACCGGATCGACGCGACCTATCGCACGCCGGTGGAAACCCACAACCCGATGGAGATGCATGCCACCGTGGCGCGCTGGGAGGACGGCCATCTCTACGTGTTCGAGGCCTCGCAGGGCGTCACCGTGCATCGCAACACGCTTGCCAGCGTGTTCGGCCTCACGCCCGACCAGGTCACCGTGGACGCGCCGTTCATCGGCTCGGGCTTCGGCGGCAAGCTGTTCATGTGGCCGCATTCGGTGGCGGCCAGCGCCGCCGCGCTCGCGGTCGGCCGGCCCGTGCAGCTGGTGGTGCCGCGCGCGCAGATGTTCACCACCACCGGCCATCGCCCCGAGACCAGGCAGCGGCTGCGGCTGGCCGCCGACGCCTCGGGCCGGCTCGTCTCGCTGCGCCACGAATCGATCAACACCACCTCGATGACCGACCAGTTCGTCGAGAACTGCGGCGGCGTCTCGCGCGTGCTCTACTCCTGCCCGAACGTGCTGGTGAGCCACCAGACCACGCGCGTGAACCACGGCTCGGCCACCTCGATGCGCGCGCCGGGCGCCGCGCCCGGGCTGTTCGCGCTCGAATCGGCGATCGACGAACTCGCGCTCGCGGTCGGCCAGGACCCGCTGGCGTTCCGGCTGCGAAACCTTTCCACGCGCGACGAGGTGGCCAACCTGCCGTGGTCCGGCAACCATCTGCCCGAGGCGATCGCCACGGCGGCCGCCCGCTTCGGCTGGGACGCGCGCGATCCGGGCATCGGCGCGATGCGCGACGGCCGCGAGGTGATCGGCTACGGCATGGCCGCCTGCAACTGGGACGCCTACCGCACCCCGGCGGAGGCGCGCGTGCAGCTGTCGGCCGACGGCACCGTGCTCGTCAACTGCGCGGTGCAGGACATCGGCACCGGCACCTACACGATCGCCGCGCAGATCGTGGCGGAGCTGACCGGGCTGCCGGTCGAGCGCATCAAGGTGCGGCTCGGCAATTCCTCGTTCCCGCCCGCGCCGATGTCGGGCGGCTCGTGGGCCACCGCGAGCGTGTCGCCGGCCATCGCCGAGGCCACCCGCAACGCGATCGCGCAGCTGAAGACGATCGCCACCGCCGACGGCGCGCCGTTCGCCGGCGTGAAGCCCGAGGACCTGCGTTTCGAGCGCGGCATGCTCGGCGACGGCGAGCATGAAGCCGGGTTCGACGCGGTGCTCAAGGCACGCCGCTACGCCAATGCCGAAGGCTTCGCAAGCACCGCCGCGGCGCCCTCGGGCAAGGTCTCGTTCCGCTCGTTCGGGGTCCACTTCGTCGAGGTCCGCTGGGACCCGGGCATCTCGCAACTGCGCGTGGCGCGCGTGGTCAGCGCGATCGACGTGGGCCGCGTGATGAACCCGCTGACGGCGCGCAACCAGGTGGAAGGCGCGATCGTGATGGGCGTGGGCATGGCGCTGTTCGAGGCCACCGAGTACGACCCGCGCACCGGCCTGCCCGCCAACAACAACTACGCCGAATACGTGGTGCCGGTCCACGCGGACCAGCCCGAGATCGAGGTGATCTTCCTCGATCACCCCGATTTCGAACTGAACGAGTTCGGCGCGCGCGGGGTGGGCGAGATCGGCATCACCGGGCTCGCGGCGGCGGTGGCGAATGCGGTCCACCACGCCACCGGCAAGCGCGTGCGCGAGCTGCCGATCACGTTGGACAAGCTGCTCGATCCGGCCGCGCCGGTGTTCGCGTAGACGCGCGGCGTCGCCCGGCGTCGCAACGACACCGCGCGATACCGGGCGGCACGCGCGCGGCCGGCGCCGGGCCGCCCTCAGGCTTGGCCGAGCAGCGCGATCACGAAATCGAGGAACGCGCGCGTGCGTGCCGGCAGGTGGTCGCGCGACGGGTAATAGGCGTAGAGCGGGAAGCGTTCGTCGGCCCAGTCGGGGAACAGTTCGACGAGCCGGCCGTCGGCGAGCAGCGGGCCGGCCGAGAAGCGCAGCATCTGCGCGATGCCGAGGCCGCCCGCGCAGGCCTGCATCACGGCCGACGGATCGTTGACGATCAGCCGGCCGCGCGTGGCCACCACGCGGCGCGCGCGCTTGCGATGGAACTCCCACGGAAACGGCTTGCCCGTCTCCGGGTTGCGGAATTCGATGCAGGTATGGCGGCCGTCGGCGAGCGCGTCGGGCGTGGCCGGCCGGCCGCGGCGCGCCAGATACGCGGGCGCGGCGGTGGTGACGACGGCCGTGTCGAGCAGCTTGCGGCCGATCATCGTCGAGGCGCGCGGCTCGCCGAACTGGATCG
This window encodes:
- a CDS encoding GNAT family N-acetyltransferase; protein product: MHLIASTTPADADTLVAIRIAAMRASLEAIGRFDPQRARERFLASFDPATCRFIVADGARAGLLAVHHAADHWRLDHLYLLPGQQRRGIGAAVLDTVLREADARRMPVRVGALRGSDSNRFYLRHGFVVTGETEWDIDYLREPRLPGQPD
- a CDS encoding branched-chain amino acid ABC transporter substrate-binding protein; this translates as MKIRSRFARRIVLTAVLACAAGGVLAQEIVKIGVASPLTGSAAAYGKDIEDGVRMAVDEANAAHPVIGGKPVRFEVDSQDDQGDPRVGVQVAQQLADDRVAAVIGHFNSGTTLPASKIYAKAGIPMLTPAATNPDITRAGLATVYRVIANDVQNAGNAGVYAATVTRAKRIAIIDDRTAFGQGEADQFEKAVRANGGTVVAHEFVSDKAVDFSAQLTRIKSANADLLFFGGLDAQAAMLVKRMRQLGMRAQFLAGGGVMNANFIRLAGPAAEGASVWEYGQPLARLAKGRQFEAQFRAKYGVDMLAYAPFAYDATWIVIHAMQQAGTAAPAGYNATLKATRYDGITGTIAFMPDGDLKQPSSTLYQVKSLAWVPVTTRQGAE
- a CDS encoding DUF1338 domain-containing protein → MRNPNLDTLLAALLGPATADALFATLNLPPCLADWEPGCVTRAELAQALNMALFEGLLERSPNGRAYTRETVEAGGSVCFDHGALRTVRWHDNGALPPGEAAFTRILRPLGFRPNGRYPLDRLGMTGRAYAHEDAPDDIAQFFVSELHPERFSAGFQQAVSNVVSSSRDPLTPEAAGLLWELERDGTLPLAAAQRLLPVLVGAFSRQHAVPAVADYEVLLAESAEMAWIATEGNAFNHATDRVADVFALAEAEKAKGRPMKPEVERSRSGRVFQTAYRADIVEREFRTADGRMLSRSVPGSFYEFITRKREFDRATQRWTLDLRFDAGNAQGIFRMTANAGG
- a CDS encoding SDR family oxidoreductase yields the protein MKTWFITGTSTGFGRILTEKLLARGDRVAATLRRPALLDALRERYGQRLWVETLDVTDTERVAPVVEAAFDAFGRIDVLVNNAGYAAFGAADELSDAQLRRQLDTNVLGSIHVARAALPRLRAQGGGRILQVSSMGGQIALPGLCAYHASKWAIEGFFEAVAQDVASFGIEVTLVEPAGAHTRFIHGLDHAQPLDVYADTIVGERRRALASPSTYRLPLSPEKAVDAMIASVDVSPAPRRLVLGGGAYQLIHAALGARLAELEAQREIAFGADDDVS
- a CDS encoding LysR substrate-binding domain-containing protein; amino-acid sequence: MRKFKIPNMGALLAFEAAARHESFTYAARELFLTESAISRQIATLEASLGVRLFVRAKQRVVLTRAGRLYSTQVRRALEHLDRDTLSIIAHGSGGSYLELAVLPTFASQWLIPRLKDFYDRTPDVRVNMGARTGIFSFAESHFEAAIHYGKPTWPGASADYLFGEEVVPVCAPALLNKPVRKPHELLAWPLLHSTTRPDGWARWFASLGVDEHGTMQGDRYELHTMLISAAAAGLGIALVPKFFVDGREKQLGIVVPYVVPPAQAARAAADDDAAYYLVYPTELSHSKPLEAFRAWLLAQARAYGEAPGRTARV
- a CDS encoding (2Fe-2S)-binding protein — encoded protein: MTHDSPTPFAPESGDGTAPATARTASPATAVVPAVVPAAGPPSGSAPASAAEPRPAISRRRFLQAGASGAAAVGTGGWLDGATAAEPPAAASDAPAAALQPAANDGGRPNLRFTVNGVTHELTVAPNAILLDVLRDTLQLTGTKKGCDHGQCGACTVHVNGVAINSCLSLALMHEGDEITTVEGLARNGRLHPIQQAFWDHDAYQCGYCTAGQMMSAVAVLRDARIPADDHSVREAMSGNICRCGAYRNIVAAIQDARAKGGRNP
- a CDS encoding aldehyde dehydrogenase family protein, which encodes MNATRILSELGIERLADSGDLAVHSPIDGQPIGRVASRSAAEVDAALDAAQRAFLAWREVPAPRRGELVRILGNKLREKKQALGALITLECGKILQEGLGEVQEMIDICDFAVGLSRQLYGLTIASERPGHRMAETWHPLGVCTVISAFNFPAAVWSWNAALALVCGNAVIWKPSEKTPLTALATQQILDDALREFGDAPAGLSAVLNGGREVGEQLVADPRSNLVSATGSTAMGRAVGVEVARRFGRSLLELGGNNAGIVSSTANMELALRGILFSAVGTAGQRCTSLRRLFVQADVYAATVERLKALYAKVTIGNPLEAGTLMGPLIDGASFARMQAALAQARREGGTVFGGERHAVPGHDGGFYVRPAIVEMPAQTDVVLTETFAPILYVLKYERFDEAIAANNAASHGLSSCVFTTDLRESERFLSAAGSDCGIANVNIGPSGAEIGGAFGGEKETGGGRESGSDAWKSYMRRATNTINYSSALPLAQGIDFNID
- a CDS encoding xanthine dehydrogenase family protein molybdopterin-binding subunit codes for the protein MSESTIGRPMKRVDGQLKVTGAARYTADQHPPGMVYAYGVFSTIASGRVTRIDTSDARRVPGVIEVLHHEHVPRMYRPKKSPISIPTILRATITDESRLPLEDANVNYAGQFVALVIADTFEHAREAACRLRVDYARNRAAATLEQGLAAGGSRDGGRGHARGEAEPAFDAAPHRIDATYRTPVETHNPMEMHATVARWEDGHLYVFEASQGVTVHRNTLASVFGLTPDQVTVDAPFIGSGFGGKLFMWPHSVAASAAALAVGRPVQLVVPRAQMFTTTGHRPETRQRLRLAADASGRLVSLRHESINTTSMTDQFVENCGGVSRVLYSCPNVLVSHQTTRVNHGSATSMRAPGAAPGLFALESAIDELALAVGQDPLAFRLRNLSTRDEVANLPWSGNHLPEAIATAAARFGWDARDPGIGAMRDGREVIGYGMAACNWDAYRTPAEARVQLSADGTVLVNCAVQDIGTGTYTIAAQIVAELTGLPVERIKVRLGNSSFPPAPMSGGSWATASVSPAIAEATRNAIAQLKTIATADGAPFAGVKPEDLRFERGMLGDGEHEAGFDAVLKARRYANAEGFASTAAAPSGKVSFRSFGVHFVEVRWDPGISQLRVARVVSAIDVGRVMNPLTARNQVEGAIVMGVGMALFEATEYDPRTGLPANNNYAEYVVPVHADQPEIEVIFLDHPDFELNEFGARGVGEIGITGLAAAVANAVHHATGKRVRELPITLDKLLDPAAPVFA
- a CDS encoding FAD binding domain-containing protein, with product MRSFDYQRADSVAQALAARAADQAVFLAGGTTLLDLMKLDVMRPARVVDIHKLALDRIEPLPDGRVRIGAMVSNTALAHDDAIRHAYPLLSQALLSGASTQLRNKATTAGNLMQRVRCGYFRDGVSPCNKREPGSGCAAIDGQNRNVHAVLGGSEHCIAAHPSDMCVAMAAIGARVQVQGPAGTREIDFADFHLLPGATPWREHALADGELITHVTLDAPLAGSRSAYLKLRDRASYQFALASCAAIVVMRGGTIETARLALGGVATRPWRALAAEQALAGQPATVDTFAKAAALALADARSYGQNGFKIALGQQAIVRNLQTVTA